The Paenibacillus sp. G2S3 region ACCTCGCAATAGTTCCGTCACCCGGGCAATATTTGCATTCAACCAAGATTGGTCATTCTGCGCTTGCGCATAGGCCTGTTCCATCTGCTGTTTCTGTTCAAGATCTAAAGCCATTTTCTTAAAGACGAGGGCAACCTCACCAATTTCATCTTTAGTAGTAACCTTTATACGCCTTATGGCTCGCACTTTACCGTTGCCAAAGCTGCTAATCATCATCGAAACGACATTAAGCCCACGTGTGATGCTCGGGATGATCCATAGAACAACGCCAAGTCCAAGAAGCAGGCCTATAATCATCATTAGGACTACCATCTGAGTCGAACTCTTATAAGCTTCGTTGGCCTTCGTACTTTCTTCGTTCATAATAAAAGCATTATAATCAGAGAGATTGTTCAGAGCGGTTAACACGGCATTCTGAATCTCTTGTCCCTCAGTGTTGGAATATGTGCTAGCATTCTGAAAATAACCAGCCGATAGCAGCTTCAATACCTTTTCCTGATAATTCAAATAGGTCGTATACGCCTCATCTATTTGACCAACCATTTGCATTTCTTCAGCGCTGGTCATCGATGCTTTTATCTTCTCATAATGCTCATTTGCTTTAGCAATCTTTTTATCAATCTCATTCTTTTGAGATTCTACCGATGATGCATCTGCACTTAACATGGTAGTGGTTAATATTCGCGCCATGTCATTAACTTCTCCACGCATCCCCGAAGAAGAACGCCCCTTCATATATCTATCCTGATACCCCTCCAGTTGGTTATTCATATAATTTAAGCGGTCGTATCCTATCATCGTAAGTGCAAGCATAATCGCTAACAAAGCACTGAAGCCAATTAAGAGTTTAGCCTTTATCTTCATTCTCTATCTGTTCCCTTCTTCAGTGAGATCCACACTATACATTTATCATCATCACGTTCTTTAGGAACCTCAACATTGAAAAAGGCGGCTCGAATCGCTTCTTCGTTCCACTCATGTTCAACATTTAAATGTTGAATCATAAATTTCAGCTGCTCCTCTTGTTCGCCCTCAACCAGTTCCAGTAAACCATCTGTATAAAGAACTAGATGCCCTTCATCTTCGTAGGTTAAGCTCTGTGGCTGAATATCAATACGTTCAAACAGACCCACAGGGTGACAGTTACTTTCCAGCAAGACCGGAGTATTAGCTTTGCCCTCAAAAAACAGTGCAGGCGGATGTCCTGCGTTAACATAGTCAATACGCTTCATACGGGTATCTATCACAAGATAAATGGTCGTAAAGTAGTATTGGATCAACTTCTTCTCAATATAGAGCTGGTTAAACCTTCGATTGAGCTCCTGAATTACCTTTTCCGGCTCTACATACGTAGTTACCGTGTCCTTTAACACAGAAGCAAGAAACATACAAAAAAGAGATGACGATATCCCGTGTCCCATAATGTCCAGCAGGATCACGCCATATCGCCCATCACCAAGGGGGTACCACGCGTATAAATCACCGGCGAGCTCAGAGGATGGCTGATAGATGGCATTGACCTCAAAATTCTCATCCTGAAGCGGCAGGCTCAACACAGCATTCTGAACAAGTGCTGCCAGTCTCAATTCCTCCTGAATTCGCTGATCTCGTTCCTTATGCCAATCTTTCTCGCGCTTCAACCGCAGCGCGAGCCGAATTCGGGCCATCAGCTCCACTTTGTTAATAGGTTTCGTAACATAATCTACTGCACCTGCATCCAGTGCTTCTGCCAGCTTCTTGGAATCACCAACA contains the following coding sequences:
- a CDS encoding fused response regulator/phosphatase, which produces MRILIVDDNPTNVIIIREILKKEDYRNFVTASSAKEMLARLGIGSVNEDGRPWMSDIDLILLDMMMPEMDGIEACRVVQQYEHLKDIPIIMVTAVGDSKKLAEALDAGAVDYVTKPINKVELMARIRLALRLKREKDWHKERDQRIQEELRLAALVQNAVLSLPLQDENFEVNAIYQPSSELAGDLYAWYPLGDGRYGVILLDIMGHGISSSLFCMFLASVLKDTVTTYVEPEKVIQELNRRFNQLYIEKKLIQYYFTTIYLVIDTRMKRIDYVNAGHPPALFFEGKANTPVLLESNCHPVGLFERIDIQPQSLTYEDEGHLVLYTDGLLELVEGEQEEQLKFMIQHLNVEHEWNEEAIRAAFFNVEVPKERDDDKCIVWISLKKGTDRE